In Meiothermus ruber DSM 1279, the following proteins share a genomic window:
- a CDS encoding protein kinase domain-containing protein: MSPTDKLKLAGRYRLLAPLGEGGMAEVWRAADERMDRLVAVKILHTYLPPSERSRFFREVKALSKLSHPGVVQVFDLGEEEGRTYFVMELVEGGSYDRLGPFEDGVEGLRLLTASARVLEALEHLHQRGVIHRDLTPRNILVTPEGQPKVMDFGLAYLMQESRHFTRTGITVGTPEYMAPEQAKGLALTPQADLYSFGAVLYRTFTGKPLFEGENDQSVLYQHVYEPPRPPHSLNPAIPLEVSELILSLLQKTPDERPASAATAHAVLEETLRRYRESLSATPRAGASRSGHYPTGPARPEKLELRGTHDLSGEVAWPGELVAREGSLWVGAGQGIARLDLTDGAVHRQRLGDEVSAPPVVTDERVYVAAWDGRLTAMSLSGRPILSFPTRAEITAAPLVGGLIYLAGRDGFLYALDASGTLRWGFQAGSELSASPTLYRGLLFVASEGGWLFALDPQSGHLRYKVEAGAVHTAMPARGGLLFIPTWAGEIHAFDPLTREVQWSFDLEGELWGAPALDERHLYAASWAGKLHALDQKTGDEVWALEVGKVTAAPSIAHGVLYLGTEEGRVLGVDTKSGRLLFEATGLGPIQVPPLPYRGALYVATLAGKLYRFA, from the coding sequence ATGAGTCCCACGGATAAGTTGAAGCTGGCCGGGCGCTACCGGCTGCTGGCCCCCCTGGGCGAGGGGGGGATGGCCGAGGTCTGGCGGGCCGCCGATGAGCGCATGGACCGCCTGGTGGCGGTCAAGATTCTGCACACCTACCTGCCCCCCAGCGAGCGCAGCCGTTTTTTCCGCGAGGTGAAGGCCCTCTCCAAGCTCTCCCACCCCGGTGTGGTACAGGTCTTCGATCTGGGCGAGGAGGAGGGCCGCACCTATTTTGTGATGGAGCTGGTGGAGGGCGGCAGCTACGACCGGCTGGGCCCTTTTGAGGACGGGGTGGAGGGCCTGCGCCTCCTGACCGCCTCGGCGCGGGTGCTCGAGGCCCTGGAGCACCTGCACCAGCGGGGCGTGATCCACCGCGATCTCACCCCCCGCAACATCCTGGTCACGCCCGAGGGCCAGCCCAAGGTGATGGACTTTGGCCTGGCCTATCTGATGCAGGAGAGCCGCCACTTCACCCGCACCGGCATCACCGTGGGCACCCCGGAGTACATGGCCCCCGAGCAGGCCAAGGGCCTGGCCCTCACCCCCCAGGCCGACCTCTACAGTTTTGGCGCGGTGCTTTACCGCACCTTTACCGGCAAGCCCCTGTTCGAAGGGGAAAACGACCAGTCGGTGCTCTACCAGCACGTCTACGAGCCGCCCAGGCCCCCCCACAGCCTGAACCCGGCCATTCCCCTCGAGGTCTCCGAGCTGATTCTGTCGCTTTTGCAAAAAACCCCCGACGAGCGCCCGGCCAGCGCGGCCACGGCCCACGCGGTGCTGGAGGAAACCCTGCGGCGCTACCGCGAGAGCCTCTCGGCCACCCCGCGGGCAGGGGCCAGCCGCAGCGGGCACTACCCCACCGGCCCCGCGCGGCCCGAGAAGCTCGAGCTGCGCGGCACCCACGACCTCTCGGGCGAGGTGGCCTGGCCCGGTGAGCTGGTGGCCCGCGAGGGCAGCCTGTGGGTGGGGGCGGGACAGGGCATCGCCCGGCTCGATCTAACCGATGGCGCGGTTCACCGCCAGCGCCTGGGTGACGAGGTCTCGGCCCCGCCGGTGGTGACCGACGAGCGGGTCTATGTGGCGGCCTGGGACGGCCGCCTGACCGCCATGTCCCTTTCCGGGCGGCCCATCCTGAGCTTCCCCACCCGCGCCGAGATCACCGCGGCCCCGCTGGTGGGTGGCCTCATCTACCTGGCCGGGCGCGACGGCTTTTTGTACGCCCTGGACGCCAGCGGCACCCTGCGCTGGGGTTTCCAGGCCGGCAGCGAGCTTTCGGCCTCGCCCACCCTGTACCGGGGTCTTTTGTTCGTGGCTAGCGAGGGCGGCTGGCTTTTTGCCCTCGACCCCCAGAGCGGCCACCTGCGCTACAAGGTGGAGGCCGGGGCCGTGCACACCGCCATGCCGGCTCGAGGCGGCCTGCTTTTTATCCCCACCTGGGCGGGCGAGATCCACGCCTTCGACCCCCTGACCCGTGAGGTGCAATGGAGTTTCGACCTCGAGGGCGAACTCTGGGGGGCCCCGGCCCTGGACGAACGCCACCTGTATGCGGCGAGCTGGGCCGGGAAGCTCCACGCCCTCGACCAGAAAACCGGCGATGAGGTGTGGGCGCTCGAGGTCGGCAAGGTTACCGCGGCGCCCTCCATCGCCCACGGGGTGCTGTACCTGGGCACCGAGGAAGGCCGGGTGCTGGGGGTGGACACCAAGAGCGGACGGCTGCTCTTTGAGGCCACCGGTTTAGGCCCCATCCAGGTGCCCCCGCTGCCCTACCGGGGGGCGCTTTATGTGGCGACCCTGGCGGGGAAGCTGTACCGGTTTGCTTGA
- a CDS encoding EAL domain-containing protein produces MPDLNFHIKASPGLEPLDLSQGIMVLQTDLEGRFVYANRAYLQYMGLQALPIGASALEHTDPRDVPTVIEVVHRALENPHQTFWVEFSKPTRKPWNRSRWEFMALLDQHGKPVGIQCIGFDISDAYRRARFQGASLELLASGLKETLSPEEVLQRALEAAFKVVPVAQAGSATLLQPDGCFRFVAAKGYDLEALQKVYLHPREPLSLSQHIQARVFTQIDIARFNQQLDPERRAIIEGPGRVGSIQAMLATPVVVKGMARAYLYLDHFERPDAFDELDLRHLEGLAHHVAWLLYGNELRNEVQYSRQHDPQTGLLNLYGLRTTLALLSPAPRALLALHCRSLERVRRLEGEATWLAVIHSLAEAMQAELRSTDHLAFERGIFWLVLEGVDNPTTTQAVLTRLQVRVREQLAARWPQLDFSPRVGVAFAQPGSTPLELPQAAEIALEQAQPGQVRFYDPALVKSTLEEDWLHQALGQALRPLKSGGTPLGFFLHYQPIRTLEDRRLQHLEALLRWQHPKRGPISPALFLPIAEEEGWMVELGGWVLTEAIARAAQWGIPIAVNLSGSQLEPSLPERIAGLLQRHGLAPQHLILEVTEQVALNETNLAVLRQLARQGHPLYLDDFGSGFSSLERITSLPLAAIKLGQGFVKNLGPNPRADTSEARLMRAVQAIGHGLRLKVIVEGIETEAQYRFLLAEGFSLGQGYLLGRPAAIESSEQLQAMRRGDA; encoded by the coding sequence ATGCCTGATTTGAATTTTCACATTAAGGCGAGCCCGGGCCTGGAACCGCTCGACCTATCCCAGGGCATTATGGTGCTACAGACCGACCTCGAGGGGCGTTTTGTCTATGCCAATCGGGCCTACCTGCAGTATATGGGGCTGCAAGCCCTGCCGATTGGGGCCAGCGCGCTGGAGCATACCGACCCCAGGGACGTACCGACGGTTATAGAGGTGGTGCATCGGGCCCTGGAGAACCCCCACCAGACCTTCTGGGTAGAGTTCAGCAAGCCAACCCGCAAACCCTGGAACCGCAGCCGCTGGGAGTTTATGGCGCTGCTGGATCAGCACGGAAAGCCGGTGGGCATACAGTGCATCGGTTTTGATATCAGCGATGCCTACCGCCGGGCCCGTTTCCAGGGGGCCTCGCTCGAGCTGCTGGCCTCGGGGCTCAAGGAGACGCTTTCCCCCGAAGAGGTGCTGCAACGGGCCCTGGAGGCTGCTTTCAAGGTTGTGCCGGTCGCCCAGGCCGGCAGCGCCACCCTGCTCCAGCCCGACGGATGCTTCCGCTTTGTGGCGGCCAAAGGCTACGACCTGGAAGCCCTGCAAAAGGTCTATCTGCACCCGCGGGAACCCCTTTCGCTGAGCCAGCACATCCAGGCCCGGGTGTTTACCCAGATCGACATCGCCCGCTTCAACCAACAGCTCGACCCCGAGCGGCGGGCCATCATAGAAGGCCCTGGGCGCGTCGGTAGCATCCAGGCCATGCTGGCAACCCCGGTGGTGGTTAAAGGGATGGCGCGCGCCTACCTGTACCTCGACCACTTTGAACGCCCCGACGCTTTCGACGAACTCGACCTGCGCCACCTGGAGGGGCTGGCCCACCACGTGGCCTGGCTGCTGTACGGGAACGAGCTGCGCAACGAAGTCCAGTACAGCCGCCAGCATGACCCCCAGACCGGTCTGCTCAATCTGTATGGTCTCAGAACCACGCTGGCCCTTTTATCGCCCGCCCCTCGAGCCCTGCTGGCGCTGCACTGCCGCTCCCTGGAACGCGTCCGGCGGCTCGAGGGCGAGGCCACCTGGCTGGCCGTGATTCACAGCCTCGCCGAGGCGATGCAGGCCGAGCTGCGGTCAACCGATCACCTGGCCTTCGAGCGGGGCATCTTCTGGCTGGTGCTGGAGGGGGTTGATAACCCCACCACCACCCAGGCCGTGCTAACGCGGCTACAGGTGCGCGTGCGCGAACAACTGGCGGCCCGCTGGCCCCAGCTCGACTTCAGCCCACGGGTGGGGGTGGCTTTTGCCCAGCCGGGCAGCACCCCGCTCGAACTTCCTCAAGCCGCCGAAATCGCCCTGGAGCAAGCCCAGCCCGGGCAGGTACGCTTTTACGATCCCGCGCTGGTAAAGAGCACCCTCGAAGAAGACTGGCTGCACCAGGCCCTGGGGCAGGCCCTGCGGCCGCTTAAGTCGGGGGGAACGCCCCTGGGCTTTTTTCTGCACTATCAGCCCATCCGCACCCTGGAGGATCGGCGCCTGCAGCACCTCGAGGCCCTGCTGCGCTGGCAGCACCCCAAGCGGGGCCCGATCTCACCGGCCCTGTTTTTACCCATCGCCGAGGAGGAGGGCTGGATGGTGGAGCTGGGGGGGTGGGTTTTAACCGAAGCCATCGCGCGCGCGGCCCAGTGGGGCATACCGATTGCGGTCAATCTGTCGGGCAGCCAGCTCGAGCCGAGTCTGCCCGAACGCATCGCCGGTCTGCTACAGCGCCACGGCCTGGCTCCCCAGCACCTGATCCTCGAGGTCACCGAGCAGGTAGCGCTGAACGAAACCAACCTTGCGGTGCTGCGCCAACTGGCCCGGCAGGGGCACCCCCTCTACCTCGACGATTTCGGCAGCGGGTTTTCCTCTCTGGAGCGCATCACCAGCCTACCCCTGGCGGCCATCAAGCTGGGCCAGGGATTCGTCAAAAACCTCGGCCCCAACCCCCGCGCCGATACCTCCGAGGCCCGCCTGATGCGCGCCGTGCAGGCCATAGGCCATGGCCTCAGGCTCAAGGTGATTGTGGAAGGCATCGAGACCGAGGCCCAGTACCGCTTCCTTCTGGCCGAAGGTTTTTCCCTGGGGCAGGGCTATCTGCTGGGCCGGCCTGCAGCAATCGAGTCCAGCGAGCAGCTACAGGCCATGCGCAGAGGGGACGCATGA
- a CDS encoding sensor domain-containing diguanylate cyclase, with amino-acid sequence MNRAFSWSAVNLVYGAIAASALIFTFFSDFLGAQPSYKLPFLMIFTATTASIYGLKWGFAAGILSAVLLARLAGLQAWDGLLLLLSVLIANGIGGSLRRAHRHARMLARSHQLLAEALEVLPALEHRQALLASLPEHLTKFVSGGHASVWLPQKHTLRLLASVPTLGAQEISAEGVVGRAFREGRPQYVPDVRQEPSFIAAPGINTLAELALPLFERGEVVAVFNLETERPFWPEEVDGLIRFAETVSLHLDRLADLEARRLLSDLSVELHKVTSLEEASEMALSLLLQGLSLRAGVVWEVRGARMQALAHAGVDEPTLLEVLREGLPYGQGRAWDVYASGKPFFTQRYAEEPGGVQALQALGWRTFAAHPIPTPGSPRSRYILVVGTPPERNWRKAEQELLLLFCRTLGIGFERLIEKGRHEGVSRLVQALLQQPSENLYQMVLEEAIQQVPGSEAGSLMVLENGLYRYKAAVGFDLEGLQAAPSTAADMLNWYGLGEERLHQGEPRILSGETTPIYEVSHRTAPPAVVNGAGRVHEIQANLCLPIAFRGEVLAYLNLDNLHDPQAFGEDSLRAAQFFAAPLATLLHDSKTHRLLEEAALTDPLTRLPNRRAFDKALAEELERAVRYGYPLSLIVMDLKGFKAVNDRLGHPTGDLALIRVAELLEKERRSGDYLFRWGGDEFAAIFPHTDKAEAVAVTTRYAQIIESICFNGLRLGVNIGLAAYPEDGGSPEKLLSTADSRMYEAKAMGVPLKS; translated from the coding sequence ATGAACCGGGCCTTCAGTTGGTCAGCGGTTAATCTGGTCTACGGGGCAATTGCCGCCTCTGCCCTGATTTTTACGTTTTTTTCGGATTTCCTGGGTGCGCAGCCCTCGTACAAGCTCCCCTTCCTCATGATTTTTACAGCGACCACGGCCAGCATCTATGGCCTCAAATGGGGGTTCGCGGCCGGCATACTATCGGCCGTGCTGCTGGCCCGCCTCGCCGGGCTTCAGGCGTGGGATGGTTTGCTGCTGTTGCTATCGGTGCTCATCGCCAACGGCATCGGGGGGAGCCTGCGCAGGGCCCACCGCCACGCCAGAATGCTGGCCCGGAGCCATCAGCTTCTTGCAGAGGCCCTGGAGGTTTTGCCAGCCCTGGAACACCGGCAGGCTCTCCTGGCCAGCCTTCCCGAGCACCTTACCAAGTTTGTGTCGGGCGGCCACGCCAGCGTATGGCTGCCCCAAAAACACACCCTGCGCCTGCTCGCCAGCGTCCCGACGCTCGGCGCACAGGAGATCTCGGCCGAGGGGGTGGTGGGCCGGGCCTTCCGCGAAGGCCGGCCCCAGTACGTGCCCGACGTACGCCAGGAACCCAGTTTCATCGCAGCCCCTGGCATCAACACCCTGGCCGAGCTGGCCCTCCCGCTGTTCGAACGGGGCGAGGTGGTGGCGGTGTTCAACCTGGAAACCGAGCGGCCTTTCTGGCCGGAGGAGGTCGATGGGCTGATCCGTTTTGCCGAGACGGTGAGCCTGCACCTCGACCGCCTGGCCGACCTCGAGGCCCGTCGCCTGCTCTCCGACCTCTCGGTGGAGCTGCACAAGGTGACCTCCCTCGAGGAGGCCTCGGAGATGGCCCTTTCCCTCCTGCTGCAGGGCCTGTCGCTCAGGGCGGGGGTGGTCTGGGAGGTGCGGGGGGCGCGGATGCAGGCGCTGGCCCATGCAGGTGTAGACGAGCCCACCCTGCTGGAGGTTTTGCGGGAGGGCCTGCCCTACGGTCAGGGCCGGGCCTGGGACGTGTACGCCTCGGGTAAACCGTTCTTCACCCAGCGCTACGCGGAAGAACCGGGGGGGGTGCAGGCTTTGCAGGCCCTGGGCTGGCGCACCTTTGCGGCGCACCCCATCCCGACCCCTGGCTCCCCGCGCAGCCGCTACATCCTGGTGGTGGGCACACCCCCGGAAAGAAACTGGCGCAAGGCCGAGCAGGAGCTGCTCTTGCTCTTCTGTCGCACGCTGGGCATCGGGTTTGAACGCCTGATAGAGAAGGGCCGCCATGAAGGCGTCAGCCGTCTGGTGCAGGCCCTTTTGCAGCAGCCCTCGGAAAACCTTTACCAGATGGTGCTCGAAGAAGCCATCCAGCAGGTGCCGGGCAGTGAGGCCGGAAGCCTGATGGTGCTCGAGAACGGGCTATACCGCTATAAAGCGGCCGTGGGTTTCGACCTCGAGGGGTTGCAGGCCGCCCCCAGCACGGCCGCCGATATGCTCAACTGGTACGGCCTGGGTGAGGAGCGCTTGCACCAGGGCGAGCCCCGCATCCTGAGCGGCGAGACCACCCCCATTTACGAGGTCAGCCATCGGACTGCGCCGCCCGCAGTTGTGAATGGGGCCGGCAGGGTGCACGAGATTCAGGCCAACCTGTGCCTGCCCATCGCCTTTCGGGGGGAGGTGCTGGCCTACCTCAACCTGGACAACCTGCACGACCCACAGGCCTTCGGCGAGGATAGCCTGCGCGCCGCCCAGTTCTTTGCGGCTCCGCTAGCCACCCTTCTGCACGACAGCAAAACCCACCGCCTCCTGGAGGAGGCCGCCCTCACCGACCCCCTGACCAGACTGCCCAACCGCCGGGCCTTCGACAAAGCGCTGGCGGAAGAGCTCGAGCGGGCCGTCCGGTACGGCTACCCATTGTCTTTGATCGTGATGGATCTGAAAGGGTTCAAGGCGGTCAACGACCGGCTGGGCCACCCCACCGGGGATCTGGCCCTCATCCGGGTGGCCGAGCTGTTGGAAAAGGAGCGTCGCTCGGGCGACTACCTTTTCCGCTGGGGCGGCGACGAGTTCGCGGCCATCTTTCCGCACACCGATAAGGCCGAGGCGGTGGCGGTTACCACCCGCTACGCCCAGATCATCGAGTCCATCTGCTTCAACGGGTTGCGCTTGGGGGTCAACATCGGTCTGGCCGCCTACCCCGAAGACGGGGGGAGCCCAGAAAAGCTGCTCAGCACTGCGGACAGCCGCATGTACGAGGCCAAAGCCATGGGTGTGCCGTTGAAGTCCTGA
- a CDS encoding DUF4276 family protein, giving the protein MKLAPIVEGHGEVEALPILIRSFFPSLQVQRPLRVQRNRFLNDPQERRRFLALAQNNLGQQGAILVLLDADEDCPAELAPSLLSQLRQDARLSCHLVLAKCEFETWFLAGADALGLGRAPVAVETIRGAKEEIKRRMGYYSETVDQPKLVARMATACDPHLLRERAPSFDKLWRELEKIANA; this is encoded by the coding sequence ATGAAACTTGCGCCCATTGTAGAGGGACATGGAGAGGTGGAGGCTTTGCCCATTCTGATCAGAAGCTTTTTCCCCTCACTCCAAGTCCAGCGACCGCTCAGGGTTCAACGAAACCGTTTCTTGAATGATCCGCAAGAACGGAGGCGTTTTCTTGCGCTTGCCCAAAACAATTTAGGCCAGCAGGGGGCCATCCTGGTGCTGCTGGATGCAGACGAAGACTGTCCTGCAGAACTTGCGCCGAGTCTTCTGTCCCAGCTTAGGCAGGATGCGCGCCTCAGCTGTCATCTGGTGCTGGCCAAATGTGAGTTCGAGACCTGGTTTCTGGCTGGCGCGGACGCTTTGGGGTTGGGACGGGCTCCGGTGGCCGTTGAAACGATTCGTGGGGCCAAAGAGGAGATAAAGCGGCGTATGGGGTACTATTCGGAAACCGTAGATCAACCCAAGTTGGTAGCTAGAATGGCCACGGCATGTGACCCTCATCTTTTGCGTGAAAGAGCGCCTTCATTCGACAAGCTTTGGCGGGAGCTAGAGAAAATTGCCAATGCCTGA
- a CDS encoding ATP-dependent helicase, protein MPDLRLTDEQQAIVAHNEGPALVFAVAGAGKTTALVHRLERLVRERVFEPRKILATSFSRLAVDDLKRALARWPHTQAIQVSTLHALGYRIVRKAASEGLLKLAEVRDEGSEQALLQRTLRRARELKLEWVSELENLEAEDFLSYVGACKGNLQYADLKGAGLPPAALRVASQAQAPEELEWYLELYKLMEQVRLEEGLLTFDDMLMTGWEVLVRHPGILQTVQKAFQAVLVDEFQDVNLAQSEMLDLITQPHRNYMAVGDDDQTIYEWRGASPRFILEFAQRYGAKKYLIRDTFRCPAPQVVLAGRVIAHNQQREPKRLSLTKGFQGRVHLRLEPHTPAQAQGLVSDIAGLLAQGRKPGEMAVLVRLYAQTPYIEQCLIERQIPYRVVGSTPFYQRPEIQGLLAYLQLALNPTKHLWLQVYNTPKRYLSRALADAVWRRVERGASLVEALRAELAGAEERVARRLRELAELFEWLGGAIAQGPAHAVLVALEARLDYCRHLLRSSGFYEVGVGRAEGVRAFLEYTRDKGRVFELLQHLERLAQEHLGDEPAPETRERLSLMTIFRAKGLEWPLVFIPDCNEGTLPYSGSENLEEERRLFYVALTRSSQHTYLYALSSLPLSPFLQEAEYQQVLGAVERVGEALEMKAEELSTAQTLALARGAHELGLERFLHRWWKAEQAQPIAAKVLRLFAHAERAGWLEALGLTPEARGLWEAFDIEPGEGMAGEFADLERFLLEPKAPEKPPGLSLGQKVRHFQFGVGRVVGLEDGVATVAFADGVRKLVLRYARLEVVGSASLGRPKMGLQGQD, encoded by the coding sequence ATGCCTGATTTGCGACTAACCGACGAACAACAGGCCATCGTAGCCCACAACGAGGGGCCGGCGCTGGTGTTTGCGGTGGCCGGGGCCGGCAAGACCACCGCACTGGTGCACCGCCTCGAGCGCCTGGTGCGGGAGCGGGTCTTCGAGCCCCGCAAGATTCTGGCTACCTCCTTTAGCCGCCTGGCGGTGGACGATCTCAAGCGGGCGCTTGCGCGCTGGCCCCACACCCAGGCCATCCAGGTCTCCACCCTGCACGCCCTGGGCTACCGCATCGTGCGCAAGGCGGCCTCGGAGGGGCTTTTGAAGCTGGCCGAGGTCAGGGATGAGGGCTCTGAACAGGCCCTGTTGCAGCGCACCCTGCGACGGGCCCGCGAGTTGAAGCTCGAGTGGGTCTCCGAGCTGGAGAACCTCGAGGCCGAGGACTTTTTGAGCTACGTGGGGGCCTGCAAGGGCAACCTGCAGTATGCCGATCTGAAAGGGGCCGGGCTGCCCCCAGCGGCCCTGCGGGTGGCTTCGCAGGCCCAGGCGCCCGAGGAACTCGAGTGGTACCTGGAGCTGTACAAACTGATGGAGCAGGTGCGGCTCGAGGAGGGCCTGCTCACCTTCGACGACATGCTCATGACCGGCTGGGAAGTGCTGGTGCGCCATCCGGGCATTCTGCAGACCGTGCAAAAAGCCTTTCAGGCGGTGCTGGTGGATGAGTTTCAGGACGTAAACCTGGCCCAGTCGGAGATGCTCGACCTGATTACCCAGCCCCACCGTAACTACATGGCGGTGGGCGACGACGACCAGACCATCTACGAGTGGCGGGGGGCCAGCCCGCGCTTTATCCTCGAGTTCGCCCAGCGCTATGGGGCCAAAAAATATCTGATCCGCGATACCTTCCGCTGCCCCGCGCCGCAGGTGGTGCTGGCCGGGCGGGTGATCGCCCACAACCAGCAGCGCGAACCCAAGCGCCTGAGCCTGACCAAGGGCTTCCAGGGCCGGGTGCACCTTCGCCTGGAACCCCACACGCCCGCCCAGGCCCAGGGCCTGGTGAGCGATATCGCGGGCCTGCTGGCCCAGGGCCGCAAGCCTGGCGAGATGGCGGTGCTGGTGCGGCTCTATGCCCAGACCCCCTACATCGAGCAGTGCCTGATCGAGCGGCAGATTCCCTACCGGGTGGTGGGCAGCACGCCCTTCTACCAGCGCCCGGAGATCCAGGGGCTGCTGGCCTACCTGCAACTGGCCCTGAACCCCACCAAGCACCTCTGGCTGCAGGTCTACAACACCCCCAAGCGCTACCTGAGCCGGGCCCTGGCCGATGCGGTCTGGCGGCGGGTGGAGCGGGGGGCTTCGCTGGTGGAGGCGCTGCGGGCCGAGCTGGCCGGGGCCGAGGAGCGGGTGGCCCGGCGGCTGCGCGAGCTAGCCGAGCTTTTTGAGTGGCTGGGTGGGGCTATAGCGCAGGGCCCGGCCCACGCGGTGCTGGTGGCCCTCGAGGCCCGCCTGGACTATTGCCGTCATCTGCTGCGTTCCTCGGGCTTCTATGAGGTGGGGGTGGGCAGGGCCGAGGGGGTGCGGGCCTTCCTCGAGTACACCCGCGACAAGGGCCGCGTGTTCGAGCTCTTGCAGCACCTCGAGCGGCTGGCCCAGGAGCACCTGGGCGACGAGCCCGCGCCGGAGACCCGCGAACGCCTGAGCCTGATGACCATCTTCCGGGCCAAGGGATTGGAATGGCCCCTGGTCTTCATCCCCGACTGCAACGAGGGCACCCTGCCCTACAGCGGTTCGGAGAACCTCGAGGAGGAGCGCCGCCTGTTCTATGTGGCCCTGACCCGCAGCTCGCAGCATACTTATCTTTATGCCCTGTCCAGCCTCCCGCTCTCGCCGTTCTTGCAGGAGGCCGAGTACCAGCAGGTGCTGGGGGCGGTCGAGCGGGTGGGGGAGGCCCTGGAGATGAAGGCCGAGGAACTCTCCACCGCCCAGACCCTGGCCCTGGCCCGGGGCGCCCACGAGCTGGGCCTCGAGCGCTTCTTACATCGTTGGTGGAAGGCCGAGCAGGCCCAGCCCATCGCCGCCAAGGTGCTGCGCCTGTTCGCCCACGCCGAGCGGGCGGGCTGGCTCGAGGCGCTGGGCCTCACCCCGGAAGCCAGGGGCCTTTGGGAAGCCTTCGATATAGAGCCGGGGGAGGGGATGGCGGGCGAGTTTGCCGACCTCGAGCGCTTCCTGCTGGAGCCCAAAGCCCCCGAAAAGCCCCCCGGGCTGTCGCTGGGGCAAAAGGTGCGGCATTTTCAGTTTGGTGTGGGGCGGGTGGTCGGCCTGGAAGATGGCGTGGCCACGGTGGCCTTTGCCGATGGGGTGCGCAAGCTGGTCCTGCGCTATGCCCGGCTGGAGGTGGTGGGCAGTGCATCTCTGGGCAGGCCCAAAATGGGCTTGCAGGGCCAGGACTGA
- a CDS encoding AAA family ATPase: MLTRLLVRNYKSLGKVDLELGKLAVFVGPNGSGKSNLLDALRFVSDALSLNLDYALRERGGINEVRRRSSGRPNNFRIELHLTLEHWAAKYAFDIEAVRGYDYQVAREECRVFSLQTAVSSERYFVLERGELKASNPRLSAASNRQDLYLRAVSAEKGFNEVFDYLTRIAVYNPNPAAIRNLQDPDAYPILRRDGSNLPSVLRQMRNAPQRLERVQEFLSKIVPGVTKVEPVILGHKETLYFFQRMDNKNDWRFYASSMSDGTLRALAVLVAAFQTAVTVAGVEEPEVALHPGSAFVLADALIEASESRQILLTTHSPDLLDHEGLSPDALFMVGMQRGTSEVRPIPEEQKQVIRDNLFTAGELLRQRQLELPTVQDALL, encoded by the coding sequence ATGTTGACCCGGCTTTTGGTTCGTAACTATAAGAGCTTGGGGAAGGTTGACCTCGAGCTTGGTAAGCTGGCCGTTTTTGTAGGCCCCAACGGCTCGGGTAAAAGCAACCTGCTCGATGCTTTGCGCTTCGTTTCAGATGCCCTGAGTCTCAACCTGGACTATGCGTTGCGAGAACGAGGGGGTATCAACGAGGTACGTCGGCGCTCGAGCGGTCGCCCCAACAATTTCCGTATCGAACTGCACCTAACCCTCGAGCACTGGGCTGCTAAATATGCTTTTGACATCGAAGCTGTGCGCGGCTACGATTATCAGGTTGCTCGGGAGGAGTGCCGGGTGTTTTCACTGCAGACCGCAGTCTCGTCTGAGCGGTATTTTGTGCTAGAGCGCGGTGAGTTGAAAGCGTCCAACCCTCGGTTGAGCGCGGCTAGCAACCGTCAAGACCTATACTTGAGGGCTGTTTCAGCAGAAAAGGGCTTCAACGAGGTTTTCGATTATCTTACCAGAATCGCCGTCTACAACCCCAACCCTGCGGCTATTCGCAACCTGCAGGATCCCGATGCCTACCCCATCCTGCGCCGGGATGGTAGCAACCTGCCCAGCGTCCTGCGCCAGATGCGGAATGCTCCCCAACGCTTAGAGCGGGTTCAGGAGTTTCTCTCAAAGATTGTTCCGGGTGTTACAAAGGTTGAGCCTGTGATCTTGGGTCACAAGGAAACCCTCTATTTTTTTCAGCGGATGGACAACAAGAACGACTGGCGCTTTTACGCCAGCTCGATGTCGGATGGAACCTTGCGGGCGCTGGCTGTGTTGGTGGCTGCTTTCCAGACTGCCGTTACGGTAGCGGGGGTCGAAGAGCCCGAGGTGGCCCTGCATCCCGGCAGCGCTTTTGTGCTTGCGGATGCCTTGATCGAAGCCAGTGAAAGCCGTCAGATTTTGTTGACGACCCACAGTCCCGACCTTCTTGACCATGAGGGCTTGTCTCCCGATGCTCTTTTCATGGTAGGTATGCAGCGGGGAACAAGTGAGGTTCGGCCCATACCAGAGGAACAAAAACAGGTTATCCGGGATAACCTTTTTACCGCAGGGGAGCTTTTGCGCCAGCGACAACTGGAACTGCCCACAGTCCAAGACGCACTTCTATGA